In Corticium candelabrum chromosome 1, ooCorCand1.1, whole genome shotgun sequence, the genomic stretch GGAAAAGGATGTCTTTATGATGCGTATGCTAGCCTCTGAATAATGGTTAGTATAGTTGCCTCGTGTGGGAAAGTTCTTTCGGAAACACACAGCCCACTCTTTCCTCGGTTGCCAGTAATCACCTAGTCtctttttgaatgtctgaaaagGGCTTTTGTCTACTTCACGTTTAATTTTAGTCAATGCTTGCTCACTTGGGGcataaacaagttgttttgttagtgCAATACAAGTAGTTCTGTCTGTACAACAGATACCAGAATTTGAGCTCCAAAGCCATCTTCATATAGTTTGTAATAATGAAAGACACATAGGTGTAATTCCGCTTGAGGCCATGTACTCTTTAGAGCAATCCGTTCGCTTGCACAGTCATCTGTCAATAATGCTAGTGGTCCAAGATTTAGGCAAAGGAAAAGTATTCAATTCTGTGGTTGTTTGACCAAAGCTCAAATCACACAACTAAATCTAGTGATGCTTTGGTCGCCAACAGAATGAATGTCAACCCAGGAGGTGGGCAACCTAAAATGCACGACACTGTATATGAAGATGACAACCGGTTCGTGGGTCAGAGGTTAGTAATAGATGATGGAACTCCTAAAGGGCTTAAGTTGGCATTAGAGGAAAGGGGATTTGATACTAGGGGAAAGACCAGAAAAGATTTGATAATGAAACTAGAAACATATTTAGATTTTTCTAATGAACTGTCTATTGTAGAACATTACATGAAAGAGCATGGCCACCACTGCATGTTTCTACCCAAATTCCATTGTGAATTGAATCCTATAGAACGAGTGTGGGGGCAGGCAAAGCGTTATACTAGAGCATACTGTAATTATTCAATAGTTGAGCTGAGAAAAACTCTGACACCAGCATTAGATTCTGTAAATGTTGACATGATTAGAAAGTATTTTAGAAAAGCAAGACATTACATTAGGGCATACAGAGATGGCAAAGTAGCAGGACATGAACTCGAGGAAGCCGTCAAGCAATACAGGTCTCACAGAGGAGTCAAGAGGAACAAGTAACCTTGACGTTATTTTATACATatggttgttttgtttggtTATATTCATAAAAAGTTGTAGATTTGTTGGACAGTTTATGTTTGTAGTACAACATATATCCATTGAGCTTTTGAAACATTAttatgtctgcttgtttacGAAACTTTAGTGGTGTGGATTTCGAGTACAGAACGGTAATAGCCAAATTTTTCTTAACAGATTTGTAGCACAGTGTTCGGTGTACGTCTACAAGAAAGCTGGAGGCATGTGATCGTTGTCACGTGGAAGTATGGCGTTTCAAGCACAACCCCTTTTGGGACCCTTCTTCCAACATTCCACAGAAACAAAGTGAAATATACAGATTTTGTCTAACAGAAATCTTCACGTTGCCGTAATGTATCCTCAGAGGAGAAACCGAGGCTGTACGTACCAAACTCGTGACGGAATGGCGATAAACTCGCGTACAAGTTCGTTGAGTCAATCCGTTTGACGAACTAAAGGTAGTTTAACTAATCTCCGTGCGTGGCAGCTTCTCAACTATTAGTAAAGAATCATACATATTTTCAGCGTTATTCGACAGAGGACATTTGAATTTCGCGCGATAGCTGAGGCGGTGTCAGATTGGCCACGCATGCGTGGGTGCACTGTAGCACCTCTAGGGACTGGTACAACAGTTATAATTCAGCTAATACCAGGCCAGACTACCTGGAAGAAGGCAATAGTTTCGAGAGTGCTCCCAAACCGTTCCTATGAGGTGACAGCAGAGAATGGTTCAGTCTATCGTCGAAATCAACGTCATCTACGTGCTACAAAAGAACAACCACCTACAACAAGATTACGTGGAATCAAAGTATCAACTACCTTAACCATTACCAAAACCATGAGAAAACCACCAACAGAGCAAAGGTCAAATTCGTCAGGAAAATCACTACACCAATATGTGTTA encodes the following:
- the LOC134176880 gene encoding uncharacterized protein LOC134176880, with product MNVNPGGGQPKMHDTVYEDDNRFVGQRLVIDDGTPKGLKLALEERGFDTRGKTRKDLIMKLETYLDFSNELSIVEHYMKEHGHHCMFLPKFHCELNPIERVWGQAKRYTRAYCNYSIVELRKTLTPALDSVNVDMIRKYFRKARHYIRAYRDGKVAGHELEEAVKQYRSHRGVKRNK